The nucleotide sequence CTGTGGACCGCCGACCGGGTCGACGAATACCTCCAGCAGTACCGCGACGAGCACTCCATCCGCTCCACCTGGCAGGCGCGTGAGCGCATCGTCGTCGGGCTGACCGGCGGCCCGGAGGGACGGACCCTGATCCGCCGCGCCGCCCGGATGGCCGCCAAGGGCTCCGGCAGCGAGATCCTCGCCGTCTACATCGCCCGCAGCGACGGCCTGACCTCGGCCTCCCCCAAGGAGCTGGCGGTCCAGCGCACCCTCGTGGAGGACCTCGGCGGCACCTTCCACCACGTCATAGGGGAGGACATCCCGGGGGCGCTGCTGGAGTTCGCCCGCGGTGTCAACGCGACCCAGATCGTGCTCGGTTCCAGCCGCCGCAAGACCTGGCAGTACATCTTCGGACCCGGGGTGGGCGCCACGGTCGCCCGTGACTCCGGGCCCGACCTGGACGTCCACATCGTCACCCATGACGAGGTCGCCAAGGGCCGCGGGCTGCCGGTCGCGCGCGGCGCCCGGCTCGGCCGCTCCCGGCTGATCGCGGGCTGGGTGGTCGGGGTGGCCGGACCGGCCCTGCTCACGCTGCTGCTCACCGGCACCGGCGCCACCCTCGCCTCCGAGGCCGGGCCCGGCTTCGCCAACGAGGTGCTGCTCTTCCTGTTCCTCAATGTGCTGGCCGCCCTGCTGGGCGGCATGGTGCCCGCCCTCGCCTCGGCGGCCGTCGGCTCGCTGCTGCTCAACTACTACTTCACCCCGCCCACCCACACCCTGACCATCGCCGACCCCGAGAACATCGTCGCCATAGCGATCTTCGTGGCGGTCGCCGTCTGCGTGGCCTCGGTGGTCGATCTCGCCGCCCGCCGCACCCACCAGGCCGCCCGGCTGCGGGCCGAGTCCGAGATACTGTCGTTCCTCGCGGGCAGCGTGCTGCGCGGCGAGACCAGCCTGGAGGCGCTGCTGGAGCGGGTCCGCGAGACGTTCGCCATGGACTCGGTGGCGCTGCTGGAGCGGGAGAGCGACGTCGCCCCGTGGACCTGCGCGGGCAGCGTCGGCAGCCACGACGGGACCCCGGCGCCCGAACGGCCCGAGGACGCGGAGGTGGACATGCCGGTCGGCGACCATATGGCGCTCGCGCTCTCCGGCCGGGTCCTGCCCGCCGAGGACCGCCGGGTGCTCGCCGCCTTCGCCGCCCAGGCCGCCGTCGTCCTCGACCGGCAGCGGCTGGCCCAGCAGGCCGGGCAGGCCCGTGAGCTGGCCGAGGGGAACCGCATCCGCACCGCGCTGCTCGCCGCCGTCAGCCACGATCTGCGTACCCCGCTCGCGGCCATCAAGGCGGCCGTGAGCTCCCTGCGCTCCGATGACGTCGCCTGGTCGGAGGAGGACGAGGCCGAGCTGCTGGAGGGCATCGAGGACGGCGCCGACCGGCTGGACCACCTGGTGGGGAACCTCCTGGACATGTCCCGGCTGCAGACCGGCACCGTCACCCCGCTCATCCGGGAGATCGACCTGGACGAGGTGGTGCCGATGGCGCTCGTCGGCGTCCCCATGGCCAAGGTCACCCTCGACATCCCCGAGGAGCTGCCGATGGTCGCGGTCGACCCCGGGCTGCTGGAGCGCGGCGTCGCCAACATCGTCGAGAACGCGGTGAAGTACAGCCCGCCGGACCGCCCCGTGCTGGTCTCCGCGAGCGCCCTCGGCGACCGTGTGGAGCTGCGCGTGGCCGACGGCGGCCCGGGCGTGCCGGACAGCGAGAAGGACCGCATCTTCGAGCCCTTCCAGCGGTACGGGGACGCCCCGCGCGGCGCCGGGGTCGGCCTCGGGCTGGCCGTCGCCCGCGGCTTCGCCGAGGCCATGGGCGGCCGGCTGACCGCCGAGGACACCCCCGGCGGCGGTATGACCATGGTGCTCACGCTGCGTGTCGCCGCCGGCCGCCCGCCGGTCGACCCCGGCCTCCCGGTCCAGGTCGGCTCCACGTCAGGCACAACGGAACGGAAAGGCAGGCCCGCCCCATGAACCGGGTGCTTGTGGTCGACGACGAGCCGCAGATCGTACGCGCCCTCGTGATCAACCTGAAGGCGCGCAAGTACGAGGTCGACGCCGCCGGGGACGGCGCCACCGCGCTCCGGCTGGCCGCCGCCCGCCATCCCGATGTGATCGTGCTCGACCTCGGCCTGCCCGATATGGACGGGGTGGAGGTGATCAAGGGGCTCCGGGGCTGGACCCGGGTGCCGATCCTGGTGCTCTCCGCCCGTCAGACCTCGGACGAGAAGGTCGAGGCCCTGGACGCCGGGGCGGACGACTACGTCACCAAGCCGTTCGGCATGGACGAACTCCTGGCCCGGCTGCGCGCGGCCGTCCGCCGTGCCGAGCCCGCCGGGCAGCCGGACGACTCGGTGATGGTGGAGACCGATTCGTTCACCGTCGACCTGGCCGCCAAGAAGGCCCATCGCGACGGCCGCGATGTGCGGCTGACCCCCACCGAATGGCATCTGCTGGAGGTCCTGGTGCGCAACGCCGGCCGCCTGGTCAGCCAGAAGCAGCTGCTGCAGGAGGTCTGGGGCCCCTCGTACGGCACCGAGAGCAACTACCTGCGGGTCTATATGGCGCAGTTGCGCCGCAAGCTGGAGGCCGACCCCTCGCATCCGCGCCACTTCGTCACCGAGCCGGGGATGGGCTACCGGTTCGAGCGATGAGTGGGTCGGGCGATGAGTGCGGGGACGGCGTTTCGGCGCCGACGCACCGGTACGCTGGCCGTATGAGTTCCGTACCCCACCCCTCCGACGGGGCCGACAGGGGAGTCAGGTCCGACAAACCGGTCGGCCGGTTCCGGCGGATGCTGGACCGGCTGTCGAGCTCCCAGGAGGAACTGCACTCCGCCGAGCTGCAGCAGGACGCGGAGGCCGCGGGCTGCACCAAGATCGGCGACTGCGGCGACCGTCAGATCGTCAAGGTGACGGGAACGCTGCGCACGGTGACGCTCAGACCGCGGGCCGGAGTTCCCGCTCTGGAGGCGGAGCTCTTCGACGGCACCGCCGCGCTGGACGTGGTGTGGCTGGGCCGTCGCTCCATCATCGGGATAGAACCGGGGCGCAAGCTGATCGCCTCGGGCCGGATCTCCATGAGCCATGGGCGCCGGGTGCTGTTCAATCCGAAGTACGAACTCCGACCGCTCGGACAGGAGTAGCCGGTGACGCCAGACGACAAGACGACCCCGACCGGGCACCGAAGCGCCGCCGCCGACAGCAGGGCGGCGGCGGACACCGCGCTCCTGGAGGCGTTCGGCGGGGTGCGGGGCATGGTGGACACCACCGTCCCCGGTCTGGTCTTCGTCCTGCTGTACACGATCAACCGCGACATCCATCTCGCCGCGATCGCCGCGATCAGTCTCACCGTGCTGCTCGCGGTCGCCCGGCTGGTGCGCAAGGAGACGCTGAAGCACGCCTTCAGCGGGGTGTTCGGGGTCGCGTTCGGCGCGATCTTCGCGATGATGTCCGGCGACGCGAAGAACTTCTATCTGCCGGGCATGCTCTACACCCTGGGGCTGGCGATCGCCTACATTCTCTCGGCGATCTTCCGCTTTCCGCTGATCGGGGTGTTGCTCGGGCCGATGCTCAAGGAGAACCTCTCCTGGCGCACCCGTAACCCCGGCCGGTTCCGCGCCTACACCCGGTCCACCTGGGCGTGGGGGCTGATTCTGCTGGCCAAGTCTGCGGTGCTGTTCCCGCTCTACTGGTGGGGGGACGCCACCCAGCTCGGCTGGGTCAAGGTCGCGCTCGGCATTCCGCCGTTCCTGCTCTGTGTCTATCTGACCTGGATCTTCCTCGCCAAGGCTCCGCCGCCGATCGATGTGATCGCGGAGATGGAGGCGGAGGAGAAGGCCGAGCGGGAGCGGAAGTCCCAGGTCGGCAATGCCGCCGATCCGGTGCTCTCGGAGTGGACCGACCAGATCGTGTCCGAGGCCCGTACCGAATCGGCCGACCGGCAGCCGCCCCGGCACTGAGGCCACCCAGGCCACCTGGGCCACTGAGACCGCGGCCCGGACTCCCCGTATGGAGAGCCCGGGCCGCGGTCTTCGCCCGTGGTGGCGTCCTAGCCCGTGGCGTCCTGGCGCTGGACGGACAGCAGCTGCTCGAGCTGCTCCTCGCGCGCCTGTGCCGCGACGAACAGCAGCTCGTCACCGGCCTCCAGCACATCGTCCTTGTTCGGGGTCAGCACGCGGGTGCCGCGGATGATGGTGACCAGCGTGGTGTCCTCCGGCCACTCCACATCGCCGACCCGGGTGCCCACCAGCGCCGCCTCCGGCGGCAGCGTCAGCTCCACCAGATTGGCGTCGCCGTGGCTGAAGCGGAGCAGCCGCACCAGATCGCCGACGCTCACCGCCTCCTCGACCAGCGCCGACATCAGACGCGGGGTGGAGACGGCGACATCGACGCCCCATGCCTCGTTGAACAGCCACTCGTTCTTGGGGTTGTTGACCCGGGCGACCACCCGGGGCACCCCGTACTCGGTCTTGGCGAGCAGCGAGACGACCAGGTTGACCTTGTCGTCACCGGTGGCCGCGATGACCACGTTGCAGCGCTGCAGCGCCGCCTCGTCCAGGGAGGTGATCTCGCACGCGTCGGCCAGCAGCCACTCGGCCTGCGGCACCCGCTCCACCGAGATGGCGGTCGGCGCCTTGTCGATGAGGAGCACCTCGTGCCCGTTCTCCAGCAGCTCGCTCGCGATGGAACGCCCCACGGCGCCCGCACCCGCAATGGCAACCCTCATCGGTTCGCCTCCTCAGGCCCCTTTTCGAAGGCTGCCTCGACCTTCTCCACCTCGTCGGTGCGCATCATCACATGCACCAGGTCGCCCTCCTGCAGCACCGTCCCGGAGGTCGGCAGCATCGCCTCGCCGAGCCGGGTGAGGAACGCGACCCGCACTCCGGTCTCCTCCTGGAGCACGCTGACCTTGTGGCCCACCCACGAGGGGGAGATGTGCACCTCGGCGAGCTGCACTCCGCCGCTGGGGTCCCGCCAATGCGGCTCCGCGCCGGACGGCAGCAGCCGCCGCAGCATCTGGTCGGCGGTCCAGCGCACCGTGGCCACGGTCGGGATGCCGAGGCGCTGGTAGACCTCGGCGCGGCGGGGGTCGTAGATACGGGCCGCCACGTTCTCCACCCCGAACATCTCGCGGGCCACCCGGGCCGCGATGATGTTGGAGTTGTCGCCGCTGCTCACCGCGGCGAAGGCCCCGGCCTCCTCGATGCCCGCCTCGCGCAGGGTGTCCTGGTCGAAGCCGACGCCGGTCACCCGGCGCCCGCCGAAGCCCCCACCCAGGCGGCGGAAGGCGGTGGGGTCCTGGTCGACGACCGCGACCGTGTGCCCCTGTTGCTCCAGGGTCTGGGCGAGGGCCGCGCCCACCCGGCCACAGCCCATGATCACGATATGCATGCGTCTTACCCCGCACTCCAGATGACCGTGCCGACCTGCGCAAACACCCTGCTCACATCTTCCTTCCAGGACCTACGGGGCGACAGCGGGGCGGGACCCCGGTGCCGGTGCCCGGGGACGACGGGAGTCGGCCGCCGCGGCACCTGTCCCCACCGTATCCGTACCGGCGGCCCGCTCCCCCGTCCGCGCGCGACGGCCGGGAGATGTACGTGGTGACGTACGACATAGCGGGAAAGTTCCCGCGATGATCGGCGATGCGGGGAGGCGGTCGGAGGTGATCGCAGACGTGCCGGGAGGGAAGGGGCAGGGAAGGGTAACGATCATTTCCGGTTGCGGACGCGGAGTGAAAAGGCTGTTGGTGATCAGCCTCGACCACTACGGTGGGCCCGGGTTACGGCGCCTCATCGGTGGTCGCGACCCTTCATCTTTGCCTGAAATCCCGGATCTTCACCGAAACCACATGACAAATGCCGAGCGAATGCCGCTGGTTCGAACTTTGTCGCGGGCGTCGGATACTAGGTCACGACATGGCTAAGATGATCGCCGTATTCCGTTTCCGGACGGGACATCAGGGCTCTGAATCGTTCCTTCCGCGCCCGCGTTCTTCTGCACGAGGTTCCTGATGACTGATCACATAACGGAGGCGGTGAGCTGGTGTCTGGCCGCCGCGCTTCTCGTCGTCCTGGTGCTTCTGATCCGCCAGCGGCAGATCACCGCCGGAGTCCGCAGGCGCAACGCCACTCTCGAGGACAGCCTGCGGTCCCGTGACGAGGAGGTGCAGCACCTCGTCGACGTACGCCTCCCGTCGATCGCCGATGTGCTGAGCCAGCCCGGCCCGCTGCCGGGCCTGCGGGACGAGAAACTGGCCGGTACGGCCTTCGCCCAGAGCCTGCACGCCGTCATGGAACAGTTCACCCGCGCGGTGGACAAGGCACAGACGCGCGCCGACGCCTCCGCCAAGGCGGCGCTCAAGGCGTCCATGCGAGCCGTCCAGGGACTCGCCAACGAGCAGCAGGTGTCCATCTCCGAGATGCAGGAGCGGCACGACAACCCCGATGTGCTGCGGGACCTGCTGGAGATCGACCACGCCAACGCCCAGTTCGGCCGGCGCGCCCAGGCCATCGCCGTGCTCTGCGGCTCCTGGCCCGGCCGTCAGCGGCTGGCCTCCTCGCTGACCGATGTCGTCCGCGGCTCCAAGTCGCGTATCCGCGACTACCAGCGGGTGCAGGTGCACGCCCTGATCGACGTCGCCGTGGTGAGCCGGGCCGTGGAGCCCGTCGTGCTCGCGGTCGCCGAGCTGCTGGACAACGCCGCCCGCCACTCGCAGCCCAACACCTCCGTGGAGGTCAGCCTCCAGCCGGTGCACAACGGGGCCTGCATCGTGATCGACGACGCCGGTGTGGGCATGGACGGCCTGGAGGTCCAGCGGGCCGCCGCCCTGCTCTCCGGCCAGCGCGCCGTGGACGTCTCCCGGCTCGGCGATCCGCCGCAGTTCGGCTTCGCCGTGGTGGGCCTGCTGGCCGCGCGGTACGGCTTCAGCGTCTCGGTGGACACCCGGTCCCCGTACGGCGGTGTGCGTGCCGTGCTGTTCCTCCCGAGCGAGCTGCTCACCCATATCGACCCCGACGGACGGTCGGGCACCGCGGCGCAGGACCCCGAGGGCGCCGAGCCGCTGCACACCCTGCCCTCCCGCCGCACCCGCGCCCCCAGAAGAGCACGGCAGGCGCAGACCGCTCCGGCCGAGGCCCAGGCCCCGCCCCGGGCCCAGGTCCCGCCCCAGGCCCCGCCTCTGGCGCCCGCTCCCACTCCCGCGCCCGCCCCGGCCCCGGCACCCGCCCCGGCGCCTCAGCCGTCCCTGGGCGACGACGAGGCCACGCGCGTGTACGGCACCACGCAGGGCGGTCTGCCCAAGCGCCGCCGCAGGCAGGCCGCCGCCACTCCGCCGGCCGCCGACTGGTCCATTGGGGCCGGGCGGACCGGCGCCGCCGAATCCGACGACACCGGCGCGCACCGCGCGCGTTCGGCGGAGGAAACCGCCTCGCGGTTGGGCGCGTTCGCGCGCGGCACCCGCTCCGGCCGTGCCGACACCCAGGACTCCGCCCCTCACCATGACGAAGGGAATCGCCAGGCATGAACGACCATCTCAACAACGAGCTCGGCTGGATGCTCGACGAGGTCGTCAAGATGCCGGAGGCACGGCACGCGATCCTGCTCTCCGCGGACGGGATGCTGCGGGCGTACTCCGAGGGCATCGCCCGCGACGAGGCCGAGCGCCAGGCCGCCGCACTCTCCGGGCTGCAGTCGATCAGCCGCTCCACCTCCGAGTTCTGTGATCCGAACGAGACGCCCTGGCAGCAGACGCTGGTCGAGTTCGTCGGCGGGTACGTCTTCCTGATCGCCGCCGGGCCCGGCGCGTATCTGGCGGTCTCGGCCACCGAGGCCGTGGACATGGAGGCGGTCAGCTACCGGATGCAGAAGCTGGTCGACCGGCTCGGCAAGGAGCTCACCAGCCCGCCGCGGCAGGGCCTCCCGCGGCAGGGGATCGGCAGCCGCGCATGAGTCCGGGGCGGCGCGAACGAGGGTTGGTACGGCCGTATGTGGTCACCGACGGCCGTGCCTACCCGACTCGCAACACCTTCGACCTGGTGACCCTGGTCATGGCCCACCCCGACCGGCCGCTCACCGGGCTCAGCCCCGAGAAGCGGCGGGTCATGGAGCTGTGCCTGGGCGGCGCGCTCTCGGTGGCCGAGGTCTCCGGGTACCTGGAGCTGCCCGTCAGCGTCACCAAGGTCCTGCTCGGTGACCTCGTGGACAGCGGCCACGTCTCCACGCGGTCCCCGATCCCCGCCGCCGACGTCCCCGACACCCAGCTGCTGCAGGAGGTGCTCGATGGACTCCGCGCTCGCCTCTGACGACAAGGCGGTCTATCTGCCCCATACGGTGCGGGTGGCGGCGAAGATCCTGGTCGTCGGACACTTCGCCGTCGGCAAGACGACCTACGTGGGCTCGCTGTCCGAGATCCGGCCGCTGCGCACCGAGGAGACGATGACCCAGGCCGGTGCGCTCATCGACGACCTGCGGGGCACCGAGGACAAGACGACCACCACCGTCGCCATGGACTTCGGCCGGCTCACCCTCAGCGAGTCCCTGGTGCTCTATCTGTTCGGCGCGCCGGGACAGCGGCGCTTCACCCGGCTGTGGCGGGACATGACGAACGGGGCGCTGGGCGCGCTCGTCCTGGCCGACACCCGGCGGCTGGAGCAGTCCTTCCCGGTGATGGCCGTCCTGGAGGAGCACGGACTGCCGTACGCCGTCGCCGTCAACCAGTTCGAGGGCTCTCCCCGCTTCGCGGAGCCGGAGGTCAGGGAGGCCCTCGATCTGCTTCCGGAAACCCCCCTGGTGACCTGTGACGCCCGGGACCGGATCTCCTCCACCCACGCGCTGATCGCCCTCGTCCAATATCTACAGGCCCGCCAGACCCGTAGTTCTCAGGAGATTGTGTGACCAACCGTCCAGCCGCCGGCCCCGTTCCCCCACCGGGCTGCCCCGCGCACGCGGGCCCCGCCGAGGCCGTGGGCGCCACCGGGCAGAGCGCGGCCGTACCGATGTACGGTCCCGAGTTCGCCGCCGACCCGCACGGCACCTACGCGCGGATGCGCGCCACCCATGGGCCGATCGCACCGGTCGAGCTGACGCCGGGGGTGTACGCCTCGCTGGTCACCAGCTACCCGCTCGGCCTGGAGATCCTGCGCGACACCGAACGGTTCGCCAAGGACCCGCGCGGCTGGCGGGCGATGGCGGACGGGAGCGTGGGGCCGGACAACCCGGTCGCCCCGATGATGATGTACCGGCCGAACGCGCTGTTCTGCGACGGCGAGGCACACGCCCGGCTGCGCGGGGCGATCACCGACAGCCTGGACCGGGTGGACCCGCACGCCCTCAGCGAGTACGTCGAGCGCAGCGCCGAGACGCTGATCGACGCCTTCGCCTCCCGGGGCGAGGCCGAACTGATCACCGAGTACGCGTCGGTGCTTCCGCTGCTGGTCTTCAACCAGCTCTTCGGCGCACGCCCCGCGGACGGGCCGAAGCTGGTCGAGACGATGATGAAGCTCTTCGACAGCGGCGAGGAGGCGGCGGCGGCCAACGACGAGCTGCTCCACTGGATCTCCGGCCTGCTGGCGGACAAGCGCCGGCAGCTCTCCGCCGACGTCACCTCCTGGCTGATCGCGCATCCCTCGCAGCTCACCGACGACGAGCTGATGCAGCAGATGATCCTGCTGATGGCGGCCGGTACCGACCCCCAGCAGAACCTGATCGCCAACGCGCTGCGCCTGCTGCTGTCGGACGACCGCTTCGCCGGTGAGCTGTCCGGCGGCAGCATGCCCGTCCAGGACGCCCTGGACGAGGTCCTGTGGAACGACCCGCCGATGGCCAACTACGGCACCCGGTTCCCCCGGTACGACTGCGACGTGGCGGGCGTACGGCTGCGCAAGGGCGAACCGGTGCTCATCAGCTACGCCGCAGCCAACCACGAGGCGTCCCTGGCCTCCGACCGCCGGTCCGGCAACAAGGCCCATCTGGCCTGGAGCGCGGGCGCCCACCGCTGCCCCGCCGAGCGGCCCGCCCGGGTGATCGCCTCCGTGGCCATCGAGCGGCTCCTGGACCGCCTCCCGGACATGGAACTGGCGGTCCCCGTCGAGCGGCTGACCTGGCGGACCGGGCCCTTCACCCGCGCCCTGGCCGCCCTGCCGGTGCGCTTCCCCGCCCAAGCGGTCGCCGTGAACGAGCCGTTCGCGGCGTCCGTGTCCGAGCCGGTCCGATTCGACGAGACCTCTGGAGTCAGCCAATGGAACCCCGTCCCATCGTCCTCGACCCCGCCGGCCGCGACATCGCCGGAGAGGCAGCCCGAGTCGCCGCAGGCGGCGAGGCGACGCTTGTTGAGCTTCCTGACGGCGTGGTGGCGTGGGCAATAACCCGCCAGCGGACCCTCAAGGAGCTGCTGACCGACCCCCGGGTCTCCAAGGACCCCCGGCAGCACTGGCCCGTGTGGATCAACGGTGAGATCACGCCCGAGTGGCCGCTGATCACCTGGGTCGCCGTCGAGAACATGTTCACCGCCTACGGCGGCGACCACCGGCGGCTGCGCACCCTGGTCTCCAAGGCGTTCACCGCCCGGCGCACCGCCGCCCTGCGGCCGCGCGTCGAGGAGATCTGCACCACGCTCCTGGACGACCTGGCCGCCGCGCCGGGCGAGGTGGTCGACCTGCGCGAGGCGTACGCGTACCCGCTGCCGATCCAGGTGATCTCCGAGCTGTTCGGGCTCGACGACGAGAACCTGCGCGAGCGGATGCGCCGGGTCGTGGACAGCATCTTCCACACCTCCGCCTCCCCGGAGGAGGTCACCGCCACCTTCAACGAGATGTACGCCGTCCTCGGCGAGCTGGTGGCCACCAAGCGCGAGCGGCCCGGCGACGACCTCACCAGCGGGCTGATCGCGGTGCGGGACGAGGAGAGCGGCTCCAAGCTCAGCGAGAAGGAGCTGACCGACACCCTCGCCCTGTTCCTCTCGGCCGGCCATGAGACCACGGTCAACCTCCTGGACAACGCCATCCACGCGCTGCTCACCCGGCCCGAGCAGCTCGAGCACGTCCGGGCCGGCCGGGCCACCTGGGAGGACGTGATCGAGGAGACGCTGCGGCACTCCGCCCCGGTCGCCAACCTGCCACTGCGCTACGCCGTGGAGGACATCGAGCTGGACAGCGGCGTGGTGCTGCACCAGGGCGACGCGATCCTGGCCGCCTACGCGGCCGCCGGACGCGACCCGGAGGTGCACGGCGCGGACGCGGACCGCTTCGACGTCACCCGGCGGCTCAAGAGCCACCTGGCGTTCGGCCACGGCGTCCATCTGTGCGTCGGCGCCCCGCTGGGCCGGCTGGAGGCCGCGATCGCGCTCCCGGCGCTCTTCGACCGCTTCCCCGGGCTCACGCTCGCGTCCGGGCAGGAGCCGCTGGAGCCCGTGGAGTCCTTCATCTCCAACGGCCACCGCACGCTGCCCGCGCGCCTGGCCTGATCGCCTCCGGCGCACTGCTCCCGCCCGCCCCTTTTCCCGGGGGTGGGCGGGTGGGCGGGGGCCCGGGCTACCCCTTACGATCCTCTGCGTGTCCAAACTGACCGACCTCCCGAAACGGATCCTGATCGGGCGGGCCCTGCGCAGCGACAAGCTGGGGGAGACTCTCCTCCCCAAGCGCATCGCGCTCCCCGTCTTCGCTTCCGACCCCCTGTCCTCCGTCGCGTATGCGCCGGGGCAGGTGATGATCGTTCTGTCCGTGGCGGGTGCGTCGGCCTACCACTACAGCCCGTGGATCACGATCGCCATCATCGTGCTGATGTTCACGGTGGTCGCCTCGTACCGCCAGAACGTGCACGCGTACCCCAGCGGGGGTGGTGACTACGAGGTCGCCACCACCAACCTCGGCCCCAAGGCGGGTCTGACGGTCGCCAGCGCCCTGCTGGTCGACTACGTCCTCACGGTGGCGGTGTCGATCTCCTCCGGTGTGGAGAACCTCGGTTCGGCCGTCCCCTTCTTCGTCGAGAACAAGACACTGTGCGCGGTCGGGATCATCCTGCTGCTGACGCTCATGAACCTGCGGGGCGTACGGGAGTCGGGCAAGCTCTTCGCGATCCCCACCTATGTCTTCGTCGGCGGCGTCTTCGTGATGATCCTGTGGGGCGCCTACCGCGGGCTGGTCCTGGGTGACGACATGAAGGCCCCCACCGCGGGCTTCGAGGTCCACGCCGAGCAGACCGGGCTGGCCGGCTTCGCGCTGATCTTCCTGCTGCTGCGCGCGTTCTCCGATGGCTGCGCGGCCCTGACCGGCGTCGAGGCGATCA is from Streptomyces hygroscopicus and encodes:
- a CDS encoding histidine kinase — translated: MGRGKLRIYLGAAPGVGKTYAMLSEGHRRVERGADLVVGFVEHHGRRRTQVMMHGLEEVPRRELEYRGSTFTEMDVDAVLARHPAIALVDELAHTNVPGSRNEKRWQDVEELLRAGIDVVSTVNIQHLESLGDVVESITGVRQRETLPDEVVRRADQIELVDMSPQALRRRMAHGNIYAPDKVDAALSNYFRPGNLTALRELALLWTADRVDEYLQQYRDEHSIRSTWQARERIVVGLTGGPEGRTLIRRAARMAAKGSGSEILAVYIARSDGLTSASPKELAVQRTLVEDLGGTFHHVIGEDIPGALLEFARGVNATQIVLGSSRRKTWQYIFGPGVGATVARDSGPDLDVHIVTHDEVAKGRGLPVARGARLGRSRLIAGWVVGVAGPALLTLLLTGTGATLASEAGPGFANEVLLFLFLNVLAALLGGMVPALASAAVGSLLLNYYFTPPTHTLTIADPENIVAIAIFVAVAVCVASVVDLAARRTHQAARLRAESEILSFLAGSVLRGETSLEALLERVRETFAMDSVALLERESDVAPWTCAGSVGSHDGTPAPERPEDAEVDMPVGDHMALALSGRVLPAEDRRVLAAFAAQAAVVLDRQRLAQQAGQARELAEGNRIRTALLAAVSHDLRTPLAAIKAAVSSLRSDDVAWSEEDEAELLEGIEDGADRLDHLVGNLLDMSRLQTGTVTPLIREIDLDEVVPMALVGVPMAKVTLDIPEELPMVAVDPGLLERGVANIVENAVKYSPPDRPVLVSASALGDRVELRVADGGPGVPDSEKDRIFEPFQRYGDAPRGAGVGLGLAVARGFAEAMGGRLTAEDTPGGGMTMVLTLRVAAGRPPVDPGLPVQVGSTSGTTERKGRPAP
- a CDS encoding transcriptional regulator, translated to MNRVLVVDDEPQIVRALVINLKARKYEVDAAGDGATALRLAAARHPDVIVLDLGLPDMDGVEVIKGLRGWTRVPILVLSARQTSDEKVEALDAGADDYVTKPFGMDELLARLRAAVRRAEPAGQPDDSVMVETDSFTVDLAAKKAHRDGRDVRLTPTEWHLLEVLVRNAGRLVSQKQLLQEVWGPSYGTESNYLRVYMAQLRRKLEADPSHPRHFVTEPGMGYRFER
- a CDS encoding OB-fold tRNA/helicase-type nucleic acid binding protein — its product is MSGSGDECGDGVSAPTHRYAGRMSSVPHPSDGADRGVRSDKPVGRFRRMLDRLSSSQEELHSAELQQDAEAAGCTKIGDCGDRQIVKVTGTLRTVTLRPRAGVPALEAELFDGTAALDVVWLGRRSIIGIEPGRKLIASGRISMSHGRRVLFNPKYELRPLGQE
- a CDS encoding membrane protein, giving the protein MTPDDKTTPTGHRSAAADSRAAADTALLEAFGGVRGMVDTTVPGLVFVLLYTINRDIHLAAIAAISLTVLLAVARLVRKETLKHAFSGVFGVAFGAIFAMMSGDAKNFYLPGMLYTLGLAIAYILSAIFRFPLIGVLLGPMLKENLSWRTRNPGRFRAYTRSTWAWGLILLAKSAVLFPLYWWGDATQLGWVKVALGIPPFLLCVYLTWIFLAKAPPPIDVIAEMEAEEKAERERKSQVGNAADPVLSEWTDQIVSEARTESADRQPPRH
- a CDS encoding potassium transporter TrkA is translated as MRVAIAGAGAVGRSIASELLENGHEVLLIDKAPTAISVERVPQAEWLLADACEITSLDEAALQRCNVVIAATGDDKVNLVVSLLAKTEYGVPRVVARVNNPKNEWLFNEAWGVDVAVSTPRLMSALVEEAVSVGDLVRLLRFSHGDANLVELTLPPEAALVGTRVGDVEWPEDTTLVTIIRGTRVLTPNKDDVLEAGDELLFVAAQAREEQLEQLLSVQRQDATG
- a CDS encoding potassium transporter TrkA — its product is MHIVIMGCGRVGAALAQTLEQQGHTVAVVDQDPTAFRRLGGGFGGRRVTGVGFDQDTLREAGIEEAGAFAAVSSGDNSNIIAARVAREMFGVENVAARIYDPRRAEVYQRLGIPTVATVRWTADQMLRRLLPSGAEPHWRDPSGGVQLAEVHISPSWVGHKVSVLQEETGVRVAFLTRLGEAMLPTSGTVLQEGDLVHVMMRTDEVEKVEAAFEKGPEEANR
- a CDS encoding ATP-binding protein; translated protein: MTDHITEAVSWCLAAALLVVLVLLIRQRQITAGVRRRNATLEDSLRSRDEEVQHLVDVRLPSIADVLSQPGPLPGLRDEKLAGTAFAQSLHAVMEQFTRAVDKAQTRADASAKAALKASMRAVQGLANEQQVSISEMQERHDNPDVLRDLLEIDHANAQFGRRAQAIAVLCGSWPGRQRLASSLTDVVRGSKSRIRDYQRVQVHALIDVAVVSRAVEPVVLAVAELLDNAARHSQPNTSVEVSLQPVHNGACIVIDDAGVGMDGLEVQRAAALLSGQRAVDVSRLGDPPQFGFAVVGLLAARYGFSVSVDTRSPYGGVRAVLFLPSELLTHIDPDGRSGTAAQDPEGAEPLHTLPSRRTRAPRRARQAQTAPAEAQAPPRAQVPPQAPPLAPAPTPAPAPAPAPAPAPQPSLGDDEATRVYGTTQGGLPKRRRRQAAATPPAADWSIGAGRTGAAESDDTGAHRARSAEETASRLGAFARGTRSGRADTQDSAPHHDEGNRQA
- a CDS encoding ATP-binding protein, whose product is MDSALASDDKAVYLPHTVRVAAKILVVGHFAVGKTTYVGSLSEIRPLRTEETMTQAGALIDDLRGTEDKTTTTVAMDFGRLTLSESLVLYLFGAPGQRRFTRLWRDMTNGALGALVLADTRRLEQSFPVMAVLEEHGLPYAVAVNQFEGSPRFAEPEVREALDLLPETPLVTCDARDRISSTHALIALVQYLQARQTRSSQEIV
- a CDS encoding cytochrome P450, which translates into the protein MTNRPAAGPVPPPGCPAHAGPAEAVGATGQSAAVPMYGPEFAADPHGTYARMRATHGPIAPVELTPGVYASLVTSYPLGLEILRDTERFAKDPRGWRAMADGSVGPDNPVAPMMMYRPNALFCDGEAHARLRGAITDSLDRVDPHALSEYVERSAETLIDAFASRGEAELITEYASVLPLLVFNQLFGARPADGPKLVETMMKLFDSGEEAAAANDELLHWISGLLADKRRQLSADVTSWLIAHPSQLTDDELMQQMILLMAAGTDPQQNLIANALRLLLSDDRFAGELSGGSMPVQDALDEVLWNDPPMANYGTRFPRYDCDVAGVRLRKGEPVLISYAAANHEASLASDRRSGNKAHLAWSAGAHRCPAERPARVIASVAIERLLDRLPDMELAVPVERLTWRTGPFTRALAALPVRFPAQAVAVNEPFAASVSEPVRFDETSGVSQWNPVPSSSTPPAATSPERQPESPQAARRRLLSFLTAWWRGQ